From one Salvelinus alpinus chromosome 14, SLU_Salpinus.1, whole genome shotgun sequence genomic stretch:
- the LOC139538787 gene encoding gap junction alpha-3 protein-like, whose translation MGDWSFLGRLLENAQEHSTVIGKVWLTVLFIFRILVLGAAAEDVWGDEQSDFTCNTQQPGCENVCYDEAFPISHIRFWVLQIIFVSTPTLIYLGHVLHIVRMEEKRKEKEEELRKANRLQEENELLYNGKGDAGGGRGRGGGKKEKPPIRDEHGKIRIRGALLRTYVFNIIFKTLFEVGFILEIYHLGWKKVKQGMVTPDHALLPCSDGVGPESMTSASRTALPNLSYPSMYTDVTAGSGAFLPPMAEASRAEFKMDPLQEKPSSSYYMSSNNNHRLTTQQNWANLATEQQTREMKATSSSSSSPSDSEQLPREAAPPTTTTNPSSSGGSLSGGNGDQEGGHITTTVEMHEPPVMVTDPRRLSRASKSSSIRSRPNDLAV comes from the exons ATGGGTGACTGGAGCTTTCTGGGGCGTCTGTTGGAGAATGCACAGGAACACTCAACAGTAATCGGCAAGGTCTGGCTGACTGTCCTCTTCATCTTCAGGATCCTGGTGCTGGGAGCGGCAGCTGAGGATGTGTGGGGCGACGAGCAGTCTGACTTCACCTGCAACACACAGCAGCCTGGGTGTGAGAACGTCTGCTATGATGAGGCTTTCCCCATCTCGCACATTCGCTTCTGGGTGCTGCAGATCATCTTTGTGTCCACGCCCACCCTCATCTACCTGGGTCATGTACTGCACATCGTCCGCATGGAGGAGAAGcggaaagagaaggaggaggagctgCGAAAGGCCAACAGACTCCAGGAGGAGAATGAACTCCTTTACAACGGCAAAGGGGAtgcaggtggaggaagaggacgaGGAGGTGGTAAAAAGGAGAAGCCACCTATCAGGGATGAGCATGGCAAGATCCGCATTAGAGGTGCCCTGCTACGCACCTATGTGTTCAACATCATATTCAAGACCCTTTTTGAAGTGGGGTTCATTTTAG AGATCTATCACCTTGGGTGGAAGAAAGTTAAACAGGGAATGGTCACCCCTGATCATGCATTGCTGCCCTGCTCTGATGGTGTGGGGCCTGAGTCCATGACTTCAGCCTCCAGAACTGCCCTTCCCAACCTCAGCTACCCATCAATGTACACGGACGTGACGGCTGGGAGCGGTGCCTTCCTGCCGCCCATGGCAGAAGCCTCCCGGGCAGAGTTCAAGATGGACCCCCTGCAGGAGAAGCCCTCATCCTCCTACTACAtgagcagcaacaacaaccacaggCTGACCACGCAGCAGAACTGGGCCAACCTGGCCACCGAGCAGCAGACTCGGGAGATGAaggccacctcctcctcctcctcctctccctctgatagtgAGCAGCTGCCCCGTGAAGCTgctccccccaccaccaccaccaaccctAGCTCCAGTGGGGGCAGTTTGAGTGGGGGGAATGGCGATCAGGAGGGAGGCCACATCACCACCACAGTGGAAATGCACGAGCCCCCCGTTATGGTCACAGACCCTCGCCGGCTCAGCAGGGCCAGCAAGAGCAGCAGCATCAGATCCAGGCCCAACGACCTGGCAGTATAG